A segment of the Bradyrhizobium sp. CCBAU 53340 genome:
GAAATACGCCGACCGGCAGCCGCTTTGCGCGGATGGTGATCGCGACCTCGAATGGTCCGTGCTTGCGCGTGAGCCAGGGCAGGGTACCGGTTTCGGCGAAGCTCGCTTTGGCGCGATTGCCGGCGTCGCGCGCGGCCTGCGCGAAGATCATCGAGCCGAATGTCGCTGGTGGCAGGAACACCACCTGGCCGTCACGGAGGTGTGGCGCAAGGAGCCGGGCGATATCCTGCTGCGCGAAGGCGGGGGCGGGGCACACGATGAGCTCAGCGCCGCTGACGGCTTTTGCGATATCGGTGGTCACCAGCGCCAGCTTCACGTCGTGGCGGCCATTGTGGTCCTTCACCAGGATGCGAGATCCCGCGGCACGATGTACCTCGACCTGCTCGGCGTCACGGCGCCACAGGCGGACCTCATGTCCCGACAGGGCAAAATCGCCTGCGGCCGCGAAAGAGCCGTTTCCGCCACCCAGAACCGCGATCTTCACATTGCCTCTCCCTGCGCCCGCGACTGCGCATCGAGCTGTTTCAGCAGGAAATGCTGGACTTTGCCAAGCGCCGTGCGCGGCAGGTCGGCAACGAAGACGATGTCGCGTGGAACCTTGTAACGGGCGAGCTGGGCCTGCACGTGCGCTCTCAGCTCATCCGCTTCGAGGCGGCAGCCGGACCGCCGGATGACATAAGCGATGGGGACCTCGTCCCAGCGCGGATCCGGCCTTCCGATCACAGCGCATTCGCTGACATCAGGGTGTTCGAGCAGGACCCGCTCGACCTCGGCGGGATAGACGTTCTCTCCGCCGGAAATGATCATGTTCTTCTTGCGGTCGCGGACCCAGAAATAGCCGTCGGCGTCGCACAGGCCGATGTCGCCGGTGCGATACCAGCCGTCGTGCAACGCGTCGCACGTGGCGTCCGTATTGCCCCAATATTCAAAGAATACGTTCGGTCCGCGCACCGCGATTTCGCCGGGCGTGCCCGCAGGCACCTCGGCGCCGGCCTGATCGATCACCTTCGCTTCGCAGCAAAGGCCAGCGAGTCCGGTTGATCCCGTGCGCGACAGGTCGCCGCCGAGGCGGGTGTAGATTGCGATGGGGCAGGTCTCCGTCGAGCCGTAAACCTGGAGCACTGGCACGCCGCGCGTGACGAAGCGCTCGATCAGGTGAGGCGGCACGATGGTCGAGCCGGTCGCGACCGCTTTCAGCGACGAGAGATCGGTCGTGGCCCAGGCAGGGTGCTCGCTAGTGGCCTGGATGATCGCCGGCACCATGACCGTCAGCGTTGGCCGATCCCGTTCGATGGCTGCAAGCGCTGTGTCCGGCGTGAAGCGAGCGTGGATTGTGACGGTCGCACCCAATTGGAGCGCCGCAGTCGTCTGGATATTGAGGCCACCGACATGGAAGAATGGCAATACGGTCAGCACATGATCGTCCGACGTCATGTTGTGCATGTGCTGGCTCATGACGCCGTTCCAGAACAGAGCTTCCTGGCGCAGCACCGCGCCCTTCGGTCGTCCCGTCGTCCCCGATGTGTAGACGATGAGCAGCGGGCAGGAGAGATCGGCGTGGGGATCTTGGCTGCTGCTCCCGGCGCCGCGCGTCAACAAGCTTTCGAACGTCGTGCCACCTGGCGGCGCGAAATCGAGGCCGATGACGGCAGTCCCCCGCGCAAGCTCGGGAATAACGCCCTCAAATGCCTGCTCGAGCACCAGCAGCTTGGCTCCGGCATCGGTGAGGATGAAGAGCTGCTCGGCGACTGCCAGCCGCCAGTTCAGCGGCACCAGTATCGCGCCGAGCCGCGCACATGCGTAGAGCAGGACCAGATAGTCCGGCCGATTTAGGCTCAGGATCGCGACGCGGTCACCGCGGCCAATTCCGAGCTCTTGTTTCAAGGCTGTCGCCGTCCGTTCGATGCGATCGGCGAACGCTGCATAGCTCAGCCGTTGGCCCTCGAAAGCAATGGCTGTCTTGCCCGGCGCAAACGCCGCGTTGCGATCGATCAGACTACAAAGATCCACCGTTAGTCGTCCGTTTCGCCGGCCTCGTAAAGCGCCTCGCGGCCGATCCGGTCGAGGCAGAGCTCGGCTGTCCAGGGTAGCATCAGCGAGCCGCAGCGGCTGTCGCGATAGATGCGCTCCAGTGGGAGCGAGCGGAGCATGGCCTGACCACCGCAGGTGCGGATCGCGAGCGCAGCGAGCTCATTGGCGCCTTCCATCACCGAATATTGTGCGGCGTAGGCGCGCAGCACCTGCTCCTTGCTCGGGTTGGCGCGCGCCTCCGTGACGGCCTGGAACCAGATCCCCTTGATCTGCTCCAGCTTGATCTGCATTTGCGCGACTGCAATCTGCTTGGTCGGGTACATCCGGCGCTTCACCGGCGGCATGCCGGGGACCTCACCGCGCAGATAACGAACGGTGAAGTCGTAAGACGCTTGGGCGAGGCCCATATAGGTCGGCGACAGCGTCAGGAACATGTGCGGCCAGCGCATCGCGGCCTGAAAATAGACGCCGCGTGGCATCAGCGCGGAATCCTCCGGCACGAAAACGTCCTTGAACAGCAGCGTTCGCGAGACCGTGCCGCGCATGCCGAGCGGATCCCAATCGCCGACGACGGAAACGCCCTGCGACTTCGCCGATATCGCGAGATAAAGCGTATTGCGGCGTGAGGCCTTCTCGCCTTGCTCAATCTCGGTGCAGAGCACGCCGTAATAATCGGCATGGCCGGAAAGTGATGCAAAGATCTTCTTGCCATTGACGACCCAGCCACCTTCGACAGGCTTCGCTTCCGTGCCGAAGGCGACGCCGCCGGCTGCTGCTGCGCCGCCCTCGGAGAAAGGCTGAGAGTAGATCGCGCCGTCCTCGACAATACGCTTGTAGTGGATGGCGCGCCGCTTTTCGTGCTCTGCGCGGGTCTCCGGATCCATGTCGAGGTCATCGGCCAAAGGCCCCGACCACAGCGTCGAGCAAACATGCATGTTCCAGGTGAGGGCAGTCGCACCGCAATAGCGGCCGATCTCCGCGGCCGCCAGGGCATAGGTCTGATAATTGGCTCCGAGCCCGCCGTGCTTCTTGGGCACCGCGATGCCAAGCAGGCCGACGCGATGCAGATCGCGATAGTTCTCGGTCGGGAAGATCGCCTCGCGGTCGTAGGCGGCGGCGCGGCCGGCGAACACGCTCTGGCCGATCTCGCGTGCCCGCGCGATGATCCCGGCCTGTTCGTCGCTCAGGCGGAACGCCACGGGATCGAAGATCGGCGCATCCAGCGCGACCTTGTCGCTCGCGCCGATTGTCTTGCTGACTTGCATGGTCATTGCGCAGTCACCCGTGGTTTGCGGCAAAAGGATCGATGAACCCGCCGAGCGCCTTGTCGAAGACATCCGGCCGTTCAAGGTTGGCGAGATGGCCGACGCCGGGCAGTTCGACATATTCGACCGAAGGGATGTAGGTGGCGGTCTTCGCCATCATCGGCGCGGGGGCATTGTTGTCCTTGGAACCGGACAGCAGCAGCGTTGGGACCGATATGTCTTTGAGCGTGCCGCGCTGGTCAAAGCCAATCAATGCCAACATCATGGCGCGATAGCTCGCCTCCGGCACGTTTGCCATGCACTCGCGGGCAAGCTCCATCCCCCTGGGATCAGGAGCGTCACCGACGAGCTCTTTCACGAGGGACGGTGCCAGCGACTTCATGGTCTCGCCGCGGTCGAGCGGGCCCAGCCGCGCGGCGATGAATGATTTCTGCCAGTCGCCTTCGGCCTTGCCGAAGGCGGGGCTGGTCTGTGCCAGGACAACCGCGCGCGCCGATTTCGGCGATTGCACCAGCCATTTTTGGACGATCATGCCGCCGATTGAATGACCGACCAGGATGGGCTTCTCCGCGCCAATCTGCACGATAAATTGCTGGAGTGCATCGGCCAGGGCCGCGATGCTGACGCTTGCGAGTGGCGCCGATCCGCCGTAACCGGGCATGTCCCATGCGATTGCGCGGAAGCGGTCGCCAAATGTCGCAAGCTGCTGCCGCCAGGCCCGCGCAGCGCCACCGATGCCATGCAGGAAAATCAGAGGCGTCGCGCCCTCATCGCCCGCGGCTTCGTAGGCGAAGCGACCATCCCTTGTTATCATTGGCGCAGGCTGCGACACGCGACATCCTTCGGCTCGGTCAGGTGATGCTAACAGGCCTGTGGGCGATGGAAAGAGATAATTTTATACTTAAAGCAATTTTCGGGCCGGTCGGCCCGCGTAGCGGTATGCGCTATCGATCGGCGCTTTCGTTGCAAAAATTTGAAGGTTAAAATATATCGAACGGACGATCAGCAAATCTTGAGGGAGCAAGAGCATGTCCGGATTGCCGCATTCGCCGCATGCGCTGGTGACCGGTGGCGGTCGCGGCATCGGCCGCGCGATTGCCGCTGCTCTCGTAGGCGCTGGTGCCACTGTGACAGTGCTGGGCCGGAATGCCGCTGTCCTCGACGAAGCGGTCAACGCGGGGGCCGCGCATTTTGCGGCAATTGCTGACGTTTCGGACGAGACCGCTGTAAAGACAGCCATTGCAGCTGCGCATGCGCGGAAGCCGATCGATATCCTGATCGCCAACGCCGGCAGTGCCGAATCCGCGCCCTTTGCGAAATCGGACAGTGCCCTTTTTGCGCGCATGATGGACGTTAACTTCATGGGCGTCGTCCATGCCATCAGCGCAGTGTTGCCGGGGATGAAGGATCGCCCTTACGGCCGTATCGTCGCGATTGCGTCGACAGCCGGGCTCAAGGGTTATGCCTATGTGAGCGCGTACACAGCGGCCAAGCACGCCGTGGTCGGTCTCGTGCGCTCGCTCGCTCTGGAAATGGCCGGCAGTAGCGTGACCGTGAATGCGGTGTGTCCCGGCTTCACCGACACGGATCTCGTCGCCGGCAGCATCGACAATATCATGAAAAGGACCGGGCGCACCCGCGAGCAGGCGATCGCCGAACTCGCAAAGCACAATCCACAGGGGCGCCTGATCACGCCACAGGAAGTGGCAAATGCCGTGCTGTGGTTGTGCAGCGAGCACGCCAGCGCGATCACCGGGCAGGCAATTGCCGTCGCCGGTGGCGAGATCTAGCGTAACACAGGCGCGGAACAAGGAAGCCAAGGAGATCGCATGAGCAGACCAGCCAATCCCGTCACGGTGCCGCTGGCGGACTATTCGCCGCAGCATTTCCTGCTGGCCGTCGTCGATGGCGTTGCCACCGTAACGCTCAACCGTCCGGAGCGAAAGAATCCGCTGACCTTCGAAAGCTATCGCGAACTGACGGACTTCTTCCGCGCCTGCGCATTCGACGACGCGGTCAAGTCGATCGTCGTCACCGGTGCCGGCGGCAATTTCTCGTCTGGCGGCGACGTGTTCGAGATCATCGGCCCGCTGGTGAAGATGGACACCAAGGGCCTGACGGCGTTCACGCGAATGACCGGCGACCTCGTCAAGGCCATGCGCGCCTGTCCGCAGCCGATCGTGGCCGCGGTCGATGGCATCTGCGCCGGTGCCGGCGCAATCGTCGCCATGGCATCCGACATGCGGCTCGCCGCGAGCGGCGCCAAGGTGGCGTTCCTGTTCAACAAGGTGGGGCTTGCCGGCTGCGACATGGGCGCCTGCGCCATCCTGCCGCGGATCATCGGCCAGTCTCGCGCTTCCGAGCTTCTGTACACAGGCCGGTTCATGACCGCGGAAGAGGGGGAGCGCTGGGGGTTCTTCAGCCGTATCGTCGCGCCGGAGCAGGTGTTGGCCCAGGCACAATTGCTCGCCAAGCAGATCGCGGAAGGGCCGACGTTCGGCAACACCATGACCAAGCGAATGTTGGCCATGGAATGGGCGATGTCGGTGGAGGAAGCGATCGAGGCGGAGGCCGTTGCCCAAGCCCTGTGCATGACGACGGCCGATTTCGAACGCGCTTTTCACGCCTTCGCCAACAAGGTCAAGCCGGTCTTCAGGGGCGATTGAGCGACGGCTTTTGGCCGCCATCGCGGAAACGGGGACTTGCCAGAAATTATTTTA
Coding sequences within it:
- a CDS encoding SDR family NAD(P)-dependent oxidoreductase, which produces MSGLPHSPHALVTGGGRGIGRAIAAALVGAGATVTVLGRNAAVLDEAVNAGAAHFAAIADVSDETAVKTAIAAAHARKPIDILIANAGSAESAPFAKSDSALFARMMDVNFMGVVHAISAVLPGMKDRPYGRIVAIASTAGLKGYAYVSAYTAAKHAVVGLVRSLALEMAGSSVTVNAVCPGFTDTDLVAGSIDNIMKRTGRTREQAIAELAKHNPQGRLITPQEVANAVLWLCSEHASAITGQAIAVAGGEI
- a CDS encoding alpha/beta fold hydrolase; the protein is MSQPAPMITRDGRFAYEAAGDEGATPLIFLHGIGGAARAWRQQLATFGDRFRAIAWDMPGYGGSAPLASVSIAALADALQQFIVQIGAEKPILVGHSIGGMIVQKWLVQSPKSARAVVLAQTSPAFGKAEGDWQKSFIAARLGPLDRGETMKSLAPSLVKELVGDAPDPRGMELARECMANVPEASYRAMMLALIGFDQRGTLKDISVPTLLLSGSKDNNAPAPMMAKTATYIPSVEYVELPGVGHLANLERPDVFDKALGGFIDPFAANHG
- a CDS encoding acyl-CoA dehydrogenase family protein, which codes for MTMQVSKTIGASDKVALDAPIFDPVAFRLSDEQAGIIARAREIGQSVFAGRAAAYDREAIFPTENYRDLHRVGLLGIAVPKKHGGLGANYQTYALAAAEIGRYCGATALTWNMHVCSTLWSGPLADDLDMDPETRAEHEKRRAIHYKRIVEDGAIYSQPFSEGGAAAAGGVAFGTEAKPVEGGWVVNGKKIFASLSGHADYYGVLCTEIEQGEKASRRNTLYLAISAKSQGVSVVGDWDPLGMRGTVSRTLLFKDVFVPEDSALMPRGVYFQAAMRWPHMFLTLSPTYMGLAQASYDFTVRYLRGEVPGMPPVKRRMYPTKQIAVAQMQIKLEQIKGIWFQAVTEARANPSKEQVLRAYAAQYSVMEGANELAALAIRTCGGQAMLRSLPLERIYRDSRCGSLMLPWTAELCLDRIGREALYEAGETDD
- a CDS encoding enoyl-CoA hydratase family protein yields the protein MSRPANPVTVPLADYSPQHFLLAVVDGVATVTLNRPERKNPLTFESYRELTDFFRACAFDDAVKSIVVTGAGGNFSSGGDVFEIIGPLVKMDTKGLTAFTRMTGDLVKAMRACPQPIVAAVDGICAGAGAIVAMASDMRLAASGAKVAFLFNKVGLAGCDMGACAILPRIIGQSRASELLYTGRFMTAEEGERWGFFSRIVAPEQVLAQAQLLAKQIAEGPTFGNTMTKRMLAMEWAMSVEEAIEAEAVAQALCMTTADFERAFHAFANKVKPVFRGD
- a CDS encoding class I adenylate-forming enzyme family protein — its product is MDLCSLIDRNAAFAPGKTAIAFEGQRLSYAAFADRIERTATALKQELGIGRGDRVAILSLNRPDYLVLLYACARLGAILVPLNWRLAVAEQLFILTDAGAKLLVLEQAFEGVIPELARGTAVIGLDFAPPGGTTFESLLTRGAGSSSQDPHADLSCPLLIVYTSGTTGRPKGAVLRQEALFWNGVMSQHMHNMTSDDHVLTVLPFFHVGGLNIQTTAALQLGATVTIHARFTPDTALAAIERDRPTLTVMVPAIIQATSEHPAWATTDLSSLKAVATGSTIVPPHLIERFVTRGVPVLQVYGSTETCPIAIYTRLGGDLSRTGSTGLAGLCCEAKVIDQAGAEVPAGTPGEIAVRGPNVFFEYWGNTDATCDALHDGWYRTGDIGLCDADGYFWVRDRKKNMIISGGENVYPAEVERVLLEHPDVSECAVIGRPDPRWDEVPIAYVIRRSGCRLEADELRAHVQAQLARYKVPRDIVFVADLPRTALGKVQHFLLKQLDAQSRAQGEAM